One window of Chryseobacterium indologenes genomic DNA carries:
- a CDS encoding phosphoribosyltransferase family protein: MNKRYSLHHIHSADEFTFSPAEYSYFKYGDKSYAEKFARELFDGFISENEALLDTDKEIIVLPSPYMAIPTASNFLCFFFKKHLDFYLFQKGKKSSVLSKINRNHTYITDYGNLNFEDRKNLIANDTYYIDKDFLRRKLCIFIDDIKITGSHEYTVNRILDEYSVEADFMFLYYAELMNFDLDPKIENFFNYYAVKNVKHVAEVMNKESFEFNTRIVKYILGLESSNFDYLTSKVKREQMDLLLELAISNNYHLIKEYENNINTLTQTELYYGY; encoded by the coding sequence ATGAATAAAAGATACAGCTTACACCACATTCATTCGGCAGATGAGTTTACTTTTTCACCTGCGGAATACAGCTATTTCAAGTATGGCGATAAGTCGTATGCTGAAAAATTTGCAAGAGAATTATTCGACGGATTTATTTCCGAAAACGAAGCACTTTTAGATACTGATAAAGAAATTATTGTACTTCCAAGCCCTTATATGGCGATTCCTACGGCTTCTAATTTCTTATGTTTTTTCTTTAAAAAACATCTGGATTTTTATCTGTTTCAAAAAGGGAAAAAGTCAAGTGTTTTATCAAAAATCAACCGTAATCATACTTATATCACAGATTATGGTAACCTCAATTTTGAAGACCGCAAAAATCTGATTGCGAATGATACTTATTATATCGATAAAGATTTTTTGAGAAGAAAACTTTGTATTTTTATAGACGATATAAAAATTACGGGAAGTCATGAATACACAGTCAACAGAATCCTGGACGAATATAGCGTAGAGGCAGACTTTATGTTCCTGTATTATGCTGAACTGATGAATTTTGACCTTGATCCTAAAATTGAAAACTTTTTCAACTATTACGCAGTAAAAAATGTAAAACATGTTGCAGAAGTGATGAATAAAGAGAGTTTTGAGTTCAACACAAGGATTGTAAAATATATTTTAGGCCTGGAATCAAGTAATTTTGACTATCTTACGTCTAAAGTAAAAAGAGAGCAGATGGATTTGCTTTTAGAGCTGGCCATCAGCAACAATTATCATTTAATAAAAGAATACGAAAATAACATCAATACTTTAACACAAACGGAATTATATTATGGCTATTAA
- a CDS encoding TerD family protein, translating into MAINLQKGQRENINAPKFTVGLGWDINNTSTGTGFDLDASLFLLGDDKKLVSDNHFIFYNNLESPDKSVIHTGDNLTGEGAGDDEQIKIDLTKIDDAIKEITVVVTIHEADSRKQNFGQVRNSFIRIFNTDTNEEILKYELDEDFSIETAVEFGRIYNRNGEWKFEAVGAGQREGLEKFVSIYQK; encoded by the coding sequence ATGGCTATTAACTTACAAAAAGGACAAAGAGAAAATATTAACGCACCTAAATTTACTGTAGGCTTAGGATGGGATATCAATAATACTTCTACAGGAACAGGATTTGACCTTGATGCCTCTTTGTTTTTGCTTGGGGACGATAAAAAATTAGTTTCAGATAATCACTTTATTTTCTATAACAACCTTGAGTCTCCGGACAAATCTGTAATCCACACAGGGGATAACCTTACGGGTGAAGGAGCAGGAGATGATGAGCAGATCAAAATTGATCTTACCAAAATTGATGATGCAATAAAAGAAATTACAGTAGTGGTAACCATTCACGAAGCAGATTCAAGAAAACAAAACTTTGGACAGGTAAGAAATTCTTTCATTAGAATTTTCAATACAGATACGAATGAAGAGATCTTAAAATATGAATTAGACGAAGATTTCTCAATCGAAACCGCAGTAGAATTCGGAAGAATCTACAACAGAAACGGAGAATGGAAATTTGAGGCTGTAGGGGCAGGACAGAGAGAAGGCCTTGAGAAATTTGTATCAATTTATCAGAAGTAA
- a CDS encoding toxic anion resistance protein: MDNQENQPIDPLGSIEPLKTFEPTPMVPPTPAQPVQNAAPAVLVDREGNVNLTQLQSEERQKYEVLANSIDEANPGSIVNFGAELQKTLTNQSDSFLGNVRRSNSGEVGGLINDLLVELNYVDVEELNGNKVKSFLSKLPFMKKVMTQVENLFAKYDKIINNIEQISYKVNAGIITSTKDNAVLQTIFESNVNSIKQIEELVIAGNIRMERAAVELAQMEAAPQNFQDYQIADKRDFIARLDRRMADLKVVRVIMMQSLPQIRLVQNNNVSIAEKAQTILTTTLPVWKNQLSLAVAMYRQQQNIEIQQKVSSTTEEILRKNAERLGQNSINVARANEQTIVSVETLKETTSMLINTLNEVKQIQKQGADNRRKLDQDLQTLEHELKANVRG, from the coding sequence ATGGACAATCAGGAAAATCAACCCATAGATCCACTAGGATCAATAGAACCTCTTAAAACCTTTGAACCTACTCCAATGGTTCCTCCAACTCCGGCTCAGCCTGTTCAGAACGCAGCTCCGGCAGTTCTTGTGGACAGAGAGGGAAATGTAAATCTGACACAACTGCAGTCAGAAGAACGTCAGAAATATGAAGTTCTTGCGAACTCTATTGATGAAGCCAATCCGGGGTCTATTGTGAACTTTGGAGCGGAACTTCAGAAAACTCTAACCAATCAGAGTGACAGCTTTTTAGGGAATGTAAGAAGATCAAATTCAGGAGAAGTAGGAGGGCTTATCAATGACCTTTTGGTAGAGCTGAACTATGTAGATGTAGAAGAGCTTAACGGGAACAAAGTGAAAAGCTTCCTGAGCAAATTGCCATTTATGAAGAAGGTAATGACCCAGGTAGAGAATTTATTTGCAAAATACGATAAGATCATCAACAATATTGAACAGATCTCGTACAAAGTAAATGCAGGAATTATCACTTCTACAAAAGATAACGCTGTACTTCAGACTATTTTTGAAAGCAACGTAAATTCTATCAAGCAGATTGAAGAACTTGTGATTGCCGGAAATATAAGAATGGAAAGAGCGGCAGTAGAGCTTGCTCAAATGGAGGCAGCTCCTCAGAATTTTCAGGATTATCAGATTGCGGATAAAAGAGATTTCATTGCAAGATTAGACAGAAGAATGGCTGATCTTAAAGTGGTACGTGTGATTATGATGCAGTCACTTCCACAAATCAGACTGGTACAGAATAACAACGTTTCTATTGCTGAAAAAGCTCAAACGATTCTTACCACGACACTTCCTGTATGGAAAAATCAGCTTTCATTGGCTGTAGCAATGTACAGACAGCAGCAGAATATTGAAATCCAGCAGAAAGTATCTTCTACTACAGAAGAAATCTTAAGAAAGAATGCAGAACGTCTTGGCCAGAACTCAATAAATGTTGCCAGAGCAAACGAGCAGACGATTGTATCTGTGGAAACATTGAAAGAAACAACATCAATGCTGATCAATACATTGAATGAGGTGAAACAAATCCAGAAACAGGGAGCAGATAACAGAAGAAAACTGGATCAGGATCTTCAGACATTGGAGCATGAACTAAAAGCGAATGTCAGAGGTTAA
- a CDS encoding TerD family protein produces the protein MAINLQKGQRINLKKENGAELSQACVGINWGAIEKKGFFGTKKEAVDLDGSCILYDSNKNVTEVIYFGNLKSRNGSVRHSGDDLTGDVDGDDGLDNEVITVDFSQLEPNVEHVAMVLNSYRGQDFGTIPFASIRIYEGSPTNVREVFAKYDIANDASFRGHVAMVMGVFYKRNGEWKFNAIGDPTADKKLEQTVQTVQMNYL, from the coding sequence ATGGCTATCAACTTACAAAAAGGTCAGAGAATAAACCTTAAAAAAGAAAATGGAGCTGAGCTTTCTCAAGCTTGTGTGGGAATCAACTGGGGAGCAATTGAGAAAAAAGGATTTTTTGGAACTAAAAAAGAAGCAGTAGACTTAGATGGAAGCTGTATTTTATATGATTCAAACAAAAACGTTACTGAAGTAATCTATTTCGGAAACCTTAAATCCAGAAATGGATCTGTAAGACACAGCGGTGATGATCTTACCGGGGACGTAGATGGTGACGACGGATTGGATAATGAAGTAATCACTGTAGATTTCAGCCAACTGGAGCCTAACGTAGAACACGTTGCAATGGTCCTGAACAGCTACAGAGGTCAGGATTTCGGAACCATTCCTTTTGCTTCTATCCGTATTTATGAAGGTTCGCCTACCAACGTAAGAGAAGTCTTTGCAAAATATGATATTGCCAATGATGCTTCTTTCAGAGGGCATGTTGCCATGGTAATGGGAGTTTTCTACAAGAGAAACGGAGAGTGGAAATTCAATGCTATCGGAGATCCTACTGCAGACAAAAAGCTGGAGCAGACGGTTCAGACGGTTCAGATGAATTACTTATAA
- a CDS encoding TerC/Alx family metal homeostasis membrane protein, whose translation MEHQSILELHPGLVWGFAVTVVIMLLLDLGVFNKKSHEVSSKEATIWSIVWISLSMVFSGVVYWVFNTDGSPESHALAVEKFTQYQAAYWIEKALSVDNLFVFILVFGFFKVPKYLHHKVLFWGIIGALIFRAIFIFAGVGLINLTYLPEMNIFGKAVQINIVMALFGLFLVYAGIKSWGDGDDDDDEDYSNTAGARLIKSFWKVSDNYDGDKFFTIQNGIKMATPLLVVVGVIEFTDVLFAVDSIPAIFAISNDPFILYTSNIFAILGLRSLYFLLANFIHMFSKLPYGLAIILSFIGVKMLIAPWIHIPSPVSLGIVGGVLVISVLLSIIFPEKEEEKKEELEEK comes from the coding sequence GTGGAACATCAAAGTATTTTAGAACTGCACCCAGGTCTGGTGTGGGGATTTGCAGTAACAGTCGTTATCATGCTGCTCCTGGACTTAGGGGTATTTAATAAAAAAAGTCATGAAGTATCTTCCAAAGAAGCTACCATCTGGTCTATCGTATGGATCTCACTTTCAATGGTTTTTTCAGGAGTGGTGTATTGGGTATTCAATACCGATGGAAGTCCCGAAAGCCACGCTTTGGCAGTAGAGAAATTTACACAATACCAGGCTGCCTATTGGATTGAAAAGGCCCTGTCTGTGGATAATTTATTTGTATTTATCCTTGTTTTCGGTTTCTTTAAAGTTCCGAAATACCTTCATCACAAAGTTCTTTTCTGGGGAATTATCGGAGCATTAATCTTTAGAGCTATCTTTATCTTTGCTGGCGTAGGATTAATTAACCTGACTTACCTTCCTGAAATGAATATTTTTGGTAAGGCAGTGCAGATTAATATCGTTATGGCACTATTTGGATTATTCCTTGTCTATGCGGGGATCAAATCCTGGGGTGATGGTGACGATGATGATGACGAAGATTACAGCAATACTGCAGGAGCAAGGCTGATCAAGAGCTTCTGGAAAGTTTCTGATAATTATGATGGAGATAAATTCTTTACTATTCAGAACGGGATCAAAATGGCAACTCCTCTTTTAGTGGTAGTTGGTGTTATTGAATTTACAGACGTTCTTTTTGCAGTAGATTCCATTCCGGCGATCTTTGCAATTTCAAATGATCCATTTATCCTTTATACATCAAATATCTTCGCGATTTTAGGATTAAGATCATTATACTTCCTGTTGGCGAACTTTATCCACATGTTCAGCAAACTTCCTTACGGATTGGCGATTATCCTGTCCTTTATTGGAGTTAAAATGCTTATCGCACCATGGATTCATATTCCGTCTCCGGTCTCTTTGGGAATTGTAGGAGGAGTATTGGTGATCTCTGTTCTTTTATCCATCATCTTCCCTGAAAAAGAAGAAGAGAAGAAAGAAGAATTGGAAGAAAAATAA
- a CDS encoding TetR/AcrR family transcriptional regulator, which yields MKSPRERIVETTFELFAKQGYNSTGINQIISEAEVAKASFYQYFKSKEDLCVEFLKVRHEYWFSELNNFLSKEKDPISKTIKAFDFLVYMNKKENFRGCSFLNILSEIPMDNIKILSVIQSHKADLRNFFLELLNDDTLSDHIYMLFESSIIESQLFKSNELIEKSKKIATNLIQ from the coding sequence ATGAAATCTCCAAGAGAAAGAATAGTAGAAACAACCTTTGAATTGTTTGCAAAGCAAGGGTACAATTCTACAGGAATCAACCAGATCATTTCCGAGGCAGAAGTAGCCAAAGCAAGCTTTTATCAATATTTTAAATCCAAAGAAGACCTATGTGTAGAATTTCTGAAGGTAAGACATGAATATTGGTTCAGTGAACTCAATAATTTTCTATCAAAGGAAAAAGACCCAATATCTAAAACGATCAAAGCCTTCGATTTTCTGGTATATATGAATAAAAAAGAAAATTTCCGTGGGTGCAGCTTCCTGAATATTTTATCTGAAATACCAATGGATAATATTAAAATACTCAGCGTAATTCAATCTCATAAAGCTGATCTCAGAAACTTTTTTTTAGAATTACTGAATGATGATACTCTTTCCGATCATATCTACATGCTTTTTGAAAGCAGCATTATAGAAAGCCAGCTTTTCAAATCCAATGAATTAATTGAAAAATCAAAGAAAATAGCAACCAATTTAATACAATAA
- a CDS encoding DUF1348 family protein, translating to MEQKHPLPPFTLETALEKIQMAEDAWNSQDPEKVSKAYTIDSEWRNRDTFVNGRENIVVFLQKKWEKELHYHLKKEYWAHTDNRIAVRFEYEYQTKDGNWFRAYGNENWEFDENGLMAKRYASINDLAIKEEERKFR from the coding sequence ATGGAACAAAAACATCCGCTTCCGCCTTTCACTCTTGAAACGGCACTGGAAAAAATTCAAATGGCAGAAGATGCCTGGAACAGTCAGGATCCTGAAAAGGTTTCCAAAGCATATACCATCGACAGCGAATGGAGAAACAGAGATACATTTGTGAATGGAAGAGAAAACATTGTAGTATTTCTACAGAAAAAATGGGAAAAAGAGCTTCATTATCACCTTAAAAAAGAATATTGGGCACATACAGACAACCGGATCGCTGTTCGTTTTGAATATGAATATCAGACTAAAGATGGAAACTGGTTCAGAGCCTATGGAAATGAGAACTGGGAATTTGATGAAAACGGGCTGATGGCGAAAAGATATGCAAGCATCAATGATCTGGCAATCAAAGAAGAAGAAAGAAAATTCAGATAA
- a CDS encoding catalase, protein MPNPLKYNKKFDELNEEEKKLLELNKKTIADFVEQSSSISDVNYATRNAHAKTYAAAKGTFWTEPDIPESLQPFFDKEKFDLTIRFSNAQLKIKNSKKDIPAYGFAVQIKDDNGGLLANYPLVNFPLFPINSVSTFLKLFTAVNKFYIKKWSSLFPMLLQIIKVIPSALTGDIIRNMIKLMGKRNDFILSFDYYSVGAYRLGDQIIKIKLAPKNVDKHTGKKQPIKDSLKNYLQNHDFSADILIQLCYDLQDQPINKLNVEWKNSPFIKIGEVKITKGSLLDSRDCTNELLSFNPFESKIFFQPVGKIQKLRDEAYKVSVQTRRKINKLLHGKNS, encoded by the coding sequence ATGCCAAATCCATTAAAATATAATAAGAAGTTTGATGAACTGAATGAGGAGGAAAAGAAACTTCTGGAACTCAATAAAAAAACAATAGCAGATTTTGTTGAACAATCCTCTTCCATCAGTGACGTCAATTATGCTACCCGAAATGCCCATGCAAAAACGTATGCGGCAGCAAAGGGAACATTCTGGACTGAGCCTGATATTCCGGAATCATTGCAGCCTTTTTTTGATAAGGAAAAATTTGATCTGACCATTCGGTTTTCCAATGCTCAGCTGAAAATTAAAAACTCTAAAAAGGATATTCCTGCTTATGGGTTTGCCGTGCAGATCAAGGATGATAACGGTGGATTACTTGCCAATTATCCATTGGTGAATTTTCCGTTGTTCCCGATTAATTCTGTATCTACTTTCCTGAAATTGTTTACCGCTGTAAATAAGTTTTACATCAAAAAATGGAGCAGTCTGTTTCCAATGTTGCTTCAGATAATAAAAGTAATTCCTTCTGCATTGACGGGTGATATCATTCGGAATATGATCAAGCTGATGGGTAAAAGAAACGATTTTATTCTCTCCTTTGATTATTATTCTGTAGGTGCTTATCGACTGGGTGACCAAATCATCAAAATAAAGTTAGCCCCTAAAAATGTGGATAAACATACAGGGAAAAAGCAACCGATCAAAGACTCATTAAAAAATTACCTGCAGAACCATGATTTTTCTGCTGATATATTAATACAGTTATGTTATGATCTTCAGGATCAACCAATCAATAAACTGAATGTAGAATGGAAAAACTCTCCCTTCATTAAAATCGGAGAGGTAAAAATAACTAAAGGTTCATTGCTGGATTCCCGTGATTGTACCAATGAGCTGCTTTCATTCAATCCTTTTGAAAGTAAGATCTTTTTTCAGCCTGTAGGAAAAATACAGAAATTACGTGATGAAGCTTATAAAGTGTCTGTACAGACGAGGAGAAAGATTAATAAACTGCTGCATGGGAAAAACAGTTAA
- a CDS encoding FKBP-type peptidyl-prolyl cis-trans isomerase, whose protein sequence is MGVADLLFKRKKELAEKNLKDGKEYMEEYGKRESVVQLPSGLQYEIITEGDGAKPGPKSTVKCHYHGTTISGKVFDSSVKRGTPASFPLNRVISGWTEALQLMPVGSKWRLIIPPHLAYRDQEISKEIGPNSTLVFEVELLDIK, encoded by the coding sequence ATGGGAGTAGCAGATTTGTTATTTAAACGTAAAAAAGAATTGGCAGAAAAGAACCTGAAAGACGGTAAAGAATATATGGAAGAGTATGGTAAGAGAGAAAGCGTTGTGCAGTTACCAAGCGGCTTACAGTATGAAATCATTACAGAAGGGGATGGAGCTAAACCAGGTCCTAAGTCTACTGTAAAATGCCACTACCACGGAACTACCATTTCCGGAAAAGTATTCGACAGCTCTGTAAAAAGAGGTACACCTGCATCGTTCCCTTTAAACAGAGTAATTTCAGGTTGGACAGAAGCACTTCAGCTGATGCCTGTTGGAAGCAAATGGAGACTGATCATTCCACCGCATTTAGCGTATCGAGATCAGGAGATCAGCAAAGAAATCGGGCCAAACAGTACGCTTGTTTTTGAAGTTGAATTGCTGGATATTAAATAA